The segment GATTTTTCTGCTTGTTCTGGTTGGGTTATTCCTTGATGCCAAAGGCTAAATCTCCTGCATCACCAAGTCCCGGAACAATGTATGAATGTTCGTCTAATTGGTCGTCGATGGCGGCTACCCATACCGTCGTTTTGTCGGCCGGCATACATTCTTTGATATAGTTGATTGCCTGTTTGCTGGCAATGATTGAAGCTACATGTATATGTTCGGGTTCACCTTTTGTAAGAAGGGCTTGAAAAGCAAGTTCCATCGAGCTTCCCGTCGCCAACATCGGATCCGTTATGATTAAAATTTTGTCTTTTAACCGCGGAGAAGCAATGTACTCGATGTGAATGTCAAAGTTTAAACGGTCTTTGTATTTGCGGTAAGCTGATACGAATGCATTCTCGGCATGATCAAAATAATTCAGAAAACCTTGATGAAAAGGCAGTCCTGCGCGCAGAATGGTACTGATTACTACTCGTGAATTAGGAACCATCATGTCGGCATTTCCTAAAGGAGTCTGTATTGTCTTTTTCTGATAAGCAATATGTTTGCTGATTTCGTATGAAAGAATTTCCCCGATTCTCTCGATGTTTCTGCGAAAACGCAGGCTGTCTGTCTGAATGGTTACATCCCGAAGTTCTGCCACGAATTGATTGAGAATAGAATTTGTAGCTCCAAGGTTGATTATTTCCATGTCGTTTTGTTTTTTCTGCAAAGATAAGAATAAAGATCAAACTTTTTTTTGAAATCTTTTATCAGTTAAAAAAAGATACTAACTTTGTGCGCTGAAAGAAAAACTTATTAGTGAACAGATTATGATAAAGATTACATTTCCGGATAATTCCGTAAGAGAATATGCAGAAGGAACAACTGCCATGCAGATAGCCGAAAGCATTAGCTCTCGTTTGGCACAAGAAGTATTGGCTGCAAGTGTAAACGGTGAAGTCTGGGACCTGACACGTCCTATTAATCAGGACGCAACTGTAAAACTGTTCAAGTGGGATGATGAAGAAGGTAAACATGCTTTCTGGCATTCAAGTGCCCACCTGATGGCTGAAGCTTTGCAGGAGTTGTACCCTGGCATTAAATTCGGTATCGGTCCGGCTATTGAAAACGGATTTTACTATGATGTAGATCCGGGTGACGCTGTTATTAAAGACAGCGATTTCGCGACTATTGAAGCCAAGATGATGGAACTGGTTGCGAAGAAAGAAGCCATTGTCCGTAAAGACATTTCAAAAGCAGATGCCTTGAAAATGTTTGGAGACAGAGGTGAAGAGTATAAAGTTGAATTAATCAATGAATTGGAAGACGGAACCATCACCACTTATACACAGGGTGCTTTTACCGATCTGTGCCGTGGTCCGCATATTCCTAACACATCCTATATAAAGGCCGTTAAGGTATTAAGTGTTGCAGGAGCTTATTGGCGTGGAGATGAAACACGTAAGCAGCTGGTTCGTTTGTATGCTATTACGTTCCCGAAGAAAAAACTTCTGGATGAATACTTGACCTTGCTGGAAGAAGCCAAGAAACGTGACCATCGTAAAATAGGTAAGGAGCTGGATCTGTTTATGTTCTCAGATACAGTAGGTAAAGGTTTGCCTATGTGGTTACCGAGAGGAACAGCCTTGCGTTTGCGTCTGCAGGATTTCTTGCGCCGTATTCAGGCCCGTTATGATTATCAGGAAGTAATGTGTCCGCCTATCGGTAATAAATTATTGTATATTACTTCCGGACACTATGCGAAGTACGGAAAAGATTCTTTCCAGCCGATTCATACGCCTGAAGAAGGAGAAGAATATTTCCTGAAACCGATGAACTGCCCTCATCACTGTATGATCTATAAAAACTCACCGCGTTCATATAAGGATCTGCCTTTGCGTCTGGCTGAATTCGGTACGGTATGTCGTTATGAACAGAGTGGTGAGCTGCACGGTTTGACCCGTGTACGTAGCTTTACGCAGGATGATGCTCATATTTTCTGTCGCCCGGATCAGGTGAAAGACGAATTTATCCGTGTAATGGATATTATTTCAATCGTGTTTAAGTCTATGGATTTCCAGAACTTCGAAGCACAGATTTCATTGCGGGATAAAGTTAATCGGGAAAAGTACATCGGTAGCGAAGAAAACTGGGAAAAAGCAGAACGTGCCATTATTGAGGCATGCGAAGAAAAAGGTTTGCCTGCAAAGATAGAATATGGTGAAGCTGCATTTTATGGTCCGAAACTTGACTTTATGGTGAAGGATGCCATCGGTCGCCGTTGGCAGTTAGGAACAATTCAGGTAGATTATAATTTGCCGGAGCGTTTTGAACTGGAATATACGGGTGAAGACAACAAGAAGCATCGCCCGGTTATGATTCACCGTGCACCGTTTGGTTCTATGGAACGTTTTGTGGCTGTATTGATAGAACATACTGCTGGAAAATTCCCCTTGTGGCTGACTCCGGATCAGGTAGTGGTTTTGCCAATCAGTGAGCGCTTCAATGAATATGCTTGGAATGTGGCACGTGAGTTAAAGCAAAGCAATATTCGTGTTTTGGTTGACGACCGAAATGAGAAGATCGGACGTAAAATTCGTGACAACGAGATGAAACGTATCCCTTATATGCTGATTGTTGGAGAAAAAGAAGCAGAAAATGGTGAAGTTTCTGTAAGAAAACAGGGCGAAGGTGATAAAGGTTCGATGAAAATTGCTAACTTTGCAGCGCTTTTGAATAACGAAGTTGAGGAAATGATCAATCGTTGGTAAAAAGTGAAGATTAAATTAACAAAATAACGAGGAGAATAAAACATTTTTGAATGAAGATTGACAATTCAAAAGAGCAGTATAGAATTAATGAACGGATTCGTGTTCGTGAAGTTCGTTTAGTCGGTGATAATGTAGAGCAGGGAGTTTATCCCACATCACAGGCACTTAAAATCGCCGAAGATCAAGGATTAGACCTGGTTGAGATTTCGCCCAATGCTGCGCCCCCCGTTTGTAGAGTGATTGACTATCAGAAGTTCCTCTACCAACAGAAGAAACGTCAGAAAGAACAGAAGGCAAAATCTGTGAAAGTCGTTGTGAAGGAAATCCGGTTCGGACCTCAGACGGATGATCACGATTATGCATTTAAGTTGAAGCATGCGAAGGGCTTCTTGGAAGAAGGAGCAAAAGTGAAGGCTTATGTGTTCTTTAAAGGTCGTTCCATTCTGTTTAAGGAGCAGGGAGAAGTTTTATTACTCCGTTTTGCCAATGATTTGGAAGACTATGGCCGCGTAGAGCAGATGCCGCTTTTGGAAGGTAAGCGAATGATTATCGTTCTGACACCTAAGAAAGGCGCTGGTTCTTCAAAAGCTGCCAAGAAACCGGCTGCTCCGGCTGAGAATGCTGCAGGTGAAGCTGGTAGTAAAGATGAATAATATTGAATGAAATAGAAACATTTCCCAGATGGGGATGTGTATAGTTTAATTAATTAAAACAGATTGGAAAATGCCTAAGATGAAGACTAATTCCGGTGCCAAAAAGAGGTTTGCCCTTACCGGAACAGGAAAGATCAAGAGAAAACACGCTTTTAAAAGTCACATTCTGACAAAGAAGACTAAAAAGCAGAAGAGAAACCTTACTCATACAGGTATCGTTGCCGGTGTTGATGTAAACGGTGTAAAGAAATTGCTTTGCATGAAGTAATTTATTAAAGCGAGTTTTTTTAGATTTTTATTAACCGAGTGTATTAGCAAAAAAGATCATTGTAAAAGATGACGCTAACATTCAAAACAGATTAGAATTATGCCTAGATCAGTAAATCATGTTGCTTCAAGAGCAAAAAGAAAACGGATTTTGAAACTTACCCGTGGTTATTACGGTGCTCGTAAGAATGTTTGGACCGTAGCGAAGAATACATGGGAAAAAGGTTTAACGTATGCATTCCGTGACCGTCGTAACAAGAAACGTAACTTCCGCGCTTTGTGGATTCAGCGTATCAATGCTGCCGCTCGTCTGGAAGGTATGTCATACTCTCGTTTGATGGGTGCTTTGCACGCTGCAGGAATCGAAATCAATCGTAAGGTGTTGGCCGATTTGGCTGTTAACCATCCTGAAGCTTTCAAGGCTATCGTTGCCAAAGTAAAGTAAGAATTGAATTTCTTAGGATAAAGAAAGGATCTGCCTGATAGGGGCAGGTCCTTTTCTTTTTGGGGCTTCTGAAATGACCGTTCGAAACTCGTGAGGATCGAAAATGAAACTTACGGGAAATGATTTCGTTTCTCGTCGATTTTGTTTTCGATGTTCGTGTATTTTTTTCTACAATATATTTGGTTTACTCAAAATAAAAGCATATATTTGCAATACAATCAAACGAGCTTAAAGAGTTAAGCCGCACTTGTTCGATTGGGAAACTCATCAAATTATAATAATTCCGAGACATAGCTTTTGTCACCAATGGCGGGCCGCGCCCTTCGGGGTATGCTTAGCACGGCGGATTACAAAGGTGGCAGGGCACTCAAATCCTGTCATGCGGAGTTTATTCATATCTACGGTGCGGCTTTTATTATACAAAGGGACTACTGAAAAGTAGTCCCTTTTTTGTTATAGACTATCGTGCAATGTATGGAAATGTCGCTTATTTGGGTGATAAATGACTATAAAAAGTGTCTTTTTGTTGTTATGCGTTAAAAATGAAATGACATTCGAGTGGAAAAATAATTTTTTAGTATATTTGTTGAATACATTAATTTATCATATACTATGGACTTCGTTAAATATTTATATATAGCTATTCGTGCTGCTTTGGATGCCGGCAAATCAATTATGGACATTTATACAGATCCTAATTCTGATTTTGGTATTGAAAGAAAAGAGGATAATTCTCCTTTGACATTGGCTGATAAAGCATCCAACCGAATTATTGTTTCAGCCCTTTCTGTTACTCCTTTTCCCATTCTAAGTGAAGAAGAGAAACAATGCCCTTATGAAGAGCGCAAAACTTGGGAGACTTTGTGGGTGGTTGATCCGCTGGATGGAACCAAGGAGTTTATCAAACGTAATGGAGAGTTTACGGTTAATATAGCTCTTGTACATAAGAATGTGCCTGTGTTGGGCGTGATTTATGTACCTGTCCGGAAAGAACTTTATTTTGCTTGTGAGTCGGTCGGCGCTTATAAGCTGATGGATATCGACAGTGCTAACCAGCCATCGATGGATGTGCTTAAAAAGAATGCTTCACGTCTGCCTTCCGCCATGTTCCATCAAGGTATCGTAGTCGTTGCTTCCCGTTCTCATCAGTCGGAAGAAACAACGAGATATATTGATAACTTACGGAAAAAGGGCCAGCCAGTGACGCTGATAAGCAGTGGCAGCAGCTTGAAGATTTGTCTGGTAGCTGAAGGTTCTGCCGACGTTTATCCTCGTTTTGCTCCTACTATGGAATGGGATACGGCCGCCGGTCATGCGATAGCAAAGGCTTCGGGGTGTGAAGTTTATCACATTGATGAGAAGACTCCGCTGACTTATAATAAGGAAAATCTGCTGAATCCGTGGTTTATTGTCAAGCCGGTGAACAAATAAATTCCTACTTGTGCTATTTTCTTAAAAAAGATGGCCTAATCGAAACTCAACGGTTTTATTCCAGATTTTTTGTGTAAGTTTGCACTTTGTCTGAATAGTATAAGGAGATCGATGAGTTTTGAAGTAATATTTGTATTCTTGGCTTTAGTCGGAATGATTACAGCACTGGTCATGGACAAGATGCGTCCGGGCATGATTTTGCTGACGGTTGTCGTCTTGTTCCTTTGTGCGGGTATCCTTTCACCGAAGGAAATGCTGGAAGGTTTCAGCAATAAGGGAATGATAACGGTAGGAATGCTTTTCCTCGTCAGTGAAGGGATCCGACAAAGTGGGGCATTGGGACAATTGATTAAGAAATTGCTGCCGCAGCATCATACAACTGTCTTTAAAGCTCAGTTGCGCATGTTGCCTCCGATTGCTTTCATTTCGGCTTTTCTGAATAATACACCCGTGGTGGTTATCTTTGCTCCAATTATCAAACGCTGGGCAGAGTCTGTAAAGCTTCCGGCCACCAAGTTCCTCATACCGCTTTCGTTTGTCACTATATTAGGTGGTATCTGCACATTGATCGGTACTTCTACCAATTTGGTTGTGCACGGCATGATTTTAGAAGCCGGTTACGAAGGCTTTACGATGTTTGAGCTGGGTAAAGTGGGCGTATTCGTAGCTATTGCAGGTATTCTTTATCTTTTTGCCTTTTCAAAGTTCTTATTGCCGGAAGATCGCTCGGATTCCATTCAGGATGATGATGAAGAACAGCATACGGGCTTGCATCGGGTGGAAGCCGTTTTAGGTGCTCGTTTCCCCGGTATTAATAAGACTCTAGGAGCATTTAATTTTACACGCCATTATGGTGCCATTGTGAAAGAAGTGATCAGTGGCGGACGGCGTTATACACATAATTTAGATAAGGTCCGTCTGAATGTGGGAGACACTTTGATCCTTTGGGCCGACGATTCTTTTATTCCTACGTGGGGTGAGTCAAGTGTGTTCTTGATGCTGGCCAATGGAAAAGACAGTCAGACTCCTGTTTCTGCCAAGAAACGCTGGTTGGCCTTAGGTTTGCTTATCTTCATGATTGTAGGAGCGACGGTCGGCGAATTGCCTGCCGTGAAAGAAATGTTTCCGGACATGAAGCTGGATATGTTCTTCTTTGTCTGTATTACCACGATTATTATGGCATGGACAAAGATATTCCCTCCGAAAAAATATACGAAGTACATCTCTTGGGATATCCTGATAACCATTGCCTGTGCCTTTGGCATCAGTAAAGCGATGGAAAATTCGGGATTTGCTACGCTGATAGCCCAGTATATAATCAGTATGGCCGACGACTTGGGGCCTTATGCCTTGCTGGCCATCATCTTCATCATCACCAATATCTTTACAGAACTGATCACGAACAACGCTGCGGCGGCTTTGAGCTTTCCGATCGCTCTTTCGGTTGCTTCGCAGTTGGGCGTTGACCCGAAGCCTTTCTTTGTCGTGATCTGTATGGCTGCTTCGGCCAGTTTCAGTACGCCGATCGGGTATCAGACCAATCTGATTGTGCAAGGTGTTGGTGGATATAAGTTTGTCGATTTTGTGAAGGTAGGTTTGCCTTTGAATATAATAACATTCCTGATCTCGGTCTTTCTGATCCCTCAGATCTGGAAATTTTAACTACATGAAAACAGTAAAGTGAATATGGATATAAAAGAAAAAGGATGTGTGGAAACCGATAATCCGAATCATGTGTATCCTATTTTTGATAGGATGATGAGCCGTGCCGATAAAGAGGAGCTGCTCCACCAGAAAGGTCTGATGGTCTGGTTTACCGGCCTGAGCGGATCAGGAAAAAGCACAATCGCCATTGCGCTGGAAAGAGAATTACACAAGCGTGGATTGCTATGCCGGATTCTGGATGGTGACAATATCCGGAGCGGAATCAATAATAATTTGGGCTTTTCGGCTGCCGACCGGGTAGAGAACATCCGTCGGATTGCAGAAGTCGGACGGCTATTTGTAGATACGGGAATTATTACGCTGGCGGCATTTATCAGTCCGAATAACGATATCCGTAAAATGGCGGCTTCAATTATTGGGGAAGACGATTTTATGGAGGTTTATGTAAGTACACCGATCGAAGAGTGTGAACGGCGTGATGTGAAAGGACTTTATGCAAAGGCCCGCCGAGGCGAGATCGCTAATTTTACCGGTATTTCTGCTCCGTTTGAAGCGCCTGAACACCCGGCTTTGTCATTGGATACCTCGGTTCTCACCTTGGAAGAATCTGTTCATCAGTTATTGGAAAAAATATTACCGAAAATAAGAAAATAAAGATATTTATTATGTCTGATTACAAATTAAGTCATTTGCAGGAATTGGAAGCTGAGTCGATTTATATCATTCGTGAAGTAGCTGCCGAGTTTGAAAATCCTGTTATGCTTTATTCAATTGGTAAAGACTCGTCCGTTATGGTTCGTCTGGCTGAAAAAGCCTTTGCTCCCGGAAAGGTTCCTTTCCCGTTGATGCATATCGATTCGAAATGGAAGTTTAAGGAGATGATTGAGTTTCGTGATAATTATGCCAAGAAATATGGCTGGAACCTGATCGTTGAATCGAATATGGAAGCGTTTAAGGCGGGCGTTGGACCGTTTACGCACGGAAGTAAAGTACATACTGATTTGATGAAAACGCAGGCACTGCTGCACGCGTTGGATAAATATAAATTTGATGCGGCCTTTGGAGGTGCCCGCCGCGATGAAGAGAAAAGCCGTGCGAAGGAACGTATCTTCTCTTTCCGTGATAAGTTCCACCAGTGGGACCCGAAGAACCAGCGTCCGGAATTGTGGGATATTTACAATACCCGTGTGCATAAAGGCGAAAGTATCCGTGTGTTCCCGTTGTCGAACTGGACGGAGCTGGATATCTGGCAGTACATCCGCTTAGAGAATATTCCGATTGTTCCGTTATACTTTGCCAAAGAACGTCCGATTGTCGAGATTGACGGAAATCTGATCATGGCCGACGATGACCGTCTGCCGGAGCAGTATCGTGACAAGATCCGGATGCGTAAAGTCCGTTTCCGTACCTTAGGTTGCTGGCCTTTGACCGGTGCTGTCGAGAGCGATGCCGATACGATTGAGAAGATCGTGGAAGAAATGATGACGACTACCAAGAGTGAACGTACAACCCGTGTCATCGATTTCGACCAGGATGCCAGCATGGAACAGAAGAAACGCGAAGGATACTTTTAAATTGACAATTGACAATGGAAGATTGATAATTACAAGACCAGACTATGAAAAAGGAGAATTTAATAATGGATAAGTCGTTTGCCTTTGCGGTTCGAATTGTCCGACTGTATAAGCTCCTGTGTGCAAGAAGGGAGTTTGTTTTGTCCAAGCAATTGCTGAGATGCGGAACTTCAGTAGGTGAATAATCAGTCTATTGTAAAGGATTGTCAGGAAATTGTTCGATTGTTAATAGCAATTATAAAAACTTGTAAACTGAATATATAATGGATATAGAACAAGATAAGAAATTGTCAATTGGCAATAGTCAATTGTCAATTCGAGAGTTCCTCGATCGGGATGAGCAGAAAGACTTATTGCGCTTTCTGACTGCCGGATCAGTGGATGACGGTAAATCGACGTTGATAGGCCGTCTGTTGTTTGACAGCAAGAAAATATATGAAGACCAGCTGGATGCGTTGGAACGAGACAGCAAGCGTGTTGGGAATGCCGGCGAACACATTGATTATGCGCTGCTGCTCGACGGGTTGAAGGCCGAACGTGAACAGGGTATTACGATTGATGTGGCTTATCGCTACTTCAGTACCAATAACCGCAAGTTCATCATTGCCGATACTCCGGGGCACGAACAGTACACCCGAAATATGATTACGGGTGGTTCGACAGCCAATCTGGCGATTATCCTGGTAGATGCCCGCACGGGTGTGATTACACAAACCCGCCGTCATACTTATTTGGTCTCTTTATTGGGCATCCATCATGTGGTTCTGGCCGTCAATAAGATGGACTTGGTTGATTTCGACAAAAAGGTATTCGACAAGATTGTTTCTGATTATCTGGCCTTTGTCAAGCCATTGGGCATCGAGGATGTAACTTGCATTCCTCTTTCTGCCTTGGATGGCGATAACGTGGTGGATAAGAGCGACCGTACTCCGTGGTACGAAGGCCCGTCGCTGTTGGATTTCTTGGAAACAGTGCCCATTGATAAGGACCGGAATTACGAGAATTTCCGTTTCCCGGTGCAGTATGTCTTGCGTCCAAACTTGGACTTCCGTGGTTTTAGCGGGAAAGTGGCAAGCGGCGTAGTCCGTAAAGGCGACGAAGTCATGGCTTTGCCTTCCAGAAAGAAATCTCGGGTGAAGAGCATCGTAACTTACGATGGAGAGCTCGAAGAAGCTTTTCCGCCTATGTGCGTTACCCTGACACTCGAAGATGAAATTGATGTGTCGCGTGGCGAGATGCTGGTTCACCCCGACGATCTTCCGTTCGAAAAGCGCTGCTTCGAATCCATGCTTGTCTGGATGGACGAAGAACCCATGGATACAAGCAAGCAGTTCTACCTGAAACAGACGACCAATACCACGCGTGCTCGTATCGATACAATCCGGTATAAAGTAAACGTCAATACAATGGAACAGTCGGCCGTTGATCATCTCGAACTGAATGAAATTGGCAAGGTCGTCATTTCTACCAACAAAGAGCTGTTCTTCGATCCTTACACCCAGAACAAGCCGACCGGTTCTTTTATCCTGATTGACCCGATCACCAACAATACGTCGGCTGTGGGCATGATCCTGAATCCGGTAGATGATAATCAGCTAGCTCTCGAAAATGAAAGCAGTATGATTACCCTGAATTTACCCGAGATGGGAATTACTCCGGAACACTATGAAGCCGTCGAAAAGGTATGTAAGGAAATCGAAAGCCGGGGCATTGAGCTGCGGATTATTAAGTGAAAGGATATAAATAATACGACCTTTTAATTGTTTGACAGTTGTCGGAAAGCTTTAGCACAGTTGTCAAAAAGCTTTTTGACATATATGGAAAAGCTTTTCGACGGCTGTGCTAAAGCTAAAAGGTTATTAGATTTGATTAAATATGGGATTACTTCAGTTTGACAAGTTGCCGATAAATACATTGGTAGGTGCCGATTGGGACACCTTTAAGAAGATTACTGACGGGCAATGGATAGGTGATGAGTATAAAGCTAAGTTCCGGTTGACGAAAGCTGTTTGCCGGTTATTGAGTTTATTGAAACCATTTGAAGACCGCCGATACGCTAAACTGGAAAATCAGCCGCTTGAAATGGATCCGCTCTTTATCTTGGGCCATTGGCGGAGTGGTACGACATTTGTACACAATGTCTTTGCTTGCGATAAGCATTTTGGGTACACGACTACTTATCAGACGGTATTTCCGAACTTAATGCTGTGGGGACAGCCTTTCTTTAAGAAGAATATGTCGTTCCTGATGCCCGATCATCGTCCGACCGACAATATGGAACTGAAGGTGGATCTGCCGCAGGAAGAAGAGTTTGCCCTTTCCAATATGATGCCTTATACGTATTATAATTTCTGGTTCTTCCCGCAGAAGATGCTGGATTATTGTGATAAATATCTTTTGTTTAATACGATAACAGAAGAAGAACGCCAGATTTTCATGAAGGCATTTTTGAAGCTGGTAAAAATCTCTTTGCACAATACCGGCGGAACACAATACCTGAGTAAGAATCCTCCTCACACCGGACGGGTAAAGACCTTGCTGGAAATGTTTCCGAATGCCAAGTTTATTTATTTGAAGCGCAATCCATATACAGTCTTTGAGAGTACACGCAGCTTTTTTATCAATACAATCAAACCCTTGAAGTTGCAGCCGATTTCAGATGAAGAACTGATCCGTAATTTTGTGGAAGTCTACAAGCGTTTGTTCTATAAGTTTGAAGACGAGAAACATCTGATTCCGGAAGGCAATTTGGTGGAACTGAAGTTTGAAGACTTTGAAAAGGATGCTTATGGAATGACTGAGGATATTTACCGGCAGTTAAACCTGCCCGGGTTTGAAGAGTCAAAAGACAAGATTGCCCAATATCTGGGGAAGAAGAAGGGATATAAGAAGAATCAATATAAGTACGAAGATGCTACCGTGCATACCGTTGAGGAAAACTGGGGCATGGCTTTGGATAAATGGGGATATTCTTTGTAAGAGAAATGTTGATGGTGATGAGAAAATATATATATATTTGCTGGATGGCGCTCTGCTTGTGGATGTGTCAGGGTCGTCTGGCTGCAGAGGAAATAAAGTCGGTTTCGGATGAAAAGGAGACGTCATTCTTGTATGGTAACATGGATCAATGGCTGGTCCGCCAGATTGAAGAATCGTCTATTATCGGAGGCGAGACGAAATTGCTCTATGAGATTGCCGCCAAAGATACAGTGGTAGGAAATATTGCCTATACAAATGCCGGCGGTTCGCCCTGGCGTACTTCCAATGTGATGGCCAAGGTGGCAGGCATTGTCAAGACAAATGTATCTGTTTTCCCGGAACGTCGGGGAACAGGCTGGTGTGCCCGCCTGGAAACGCGGATGGAA is part of the Parabacteroides sp. AD58 genome and harbors:
- a CDS encoding sulfotransferase family protein, whose amino-acid sequence is MGLLQFDKLPINTLVGADWDTFKKITDGQWIGDEYKAKFRLTKAVCRLLSLLKPFEDRRYAKLENQPLEMDPLFILGHWRSGTTFVHNVFACDKHFGYTTTYQTVFPNLMLWGQPFFKKNMSFLMPDHRPTDNMELKVDLPQEEEFALSNMMPYTYYNFWFFPQKMLDYCDKYLLFNTITEEERQIFMKAFLKLVKISLHNTGGTQYLSKNPPHTGRVKTLLEMFPNAKFIYLKRNPYTVFESTRSFFINTIKPLKLQPISDEELIRNFVEVYKRLFYKFEDEKHLIPEGNLVELKFEDFEKDAYGMTEDIYRQLNLPGFEESKDKIAQYLGKKKGYKKNQYKYEDATVHTVEENWGMALDKWGYSL